From Aegilops tauschii subsp. strangulata cultivar AL8/78 chromosome 5, Aet v6.0, whole genome shotgun sequence:
CCCCTCGACGGCCGATGCCATCGACagacgccgcctcgccctcgatTTCCTCCCGGAGGGCGACCGCTCGTTGCCTTGGGAGCTCGGGGACAGCCGCGGGAGCCTCCTGCTGCTCTACCGGAGGAATATCGTCTGGCACAGGATAACCTACAGAACGTGGTACTCGGAGCTCCACTTCTCCGACATGGTCGTCTGCGACCCGCTCACGCGGACGTACCAGACGATCCTCTGCTCGGACGAGGCTGGCTCCCGCCTGTTCCTCGGCGTGTTCCTGCTCGACGGCGTCGCCGTGGACGAGTCTGGTGGCGGCTTCATCACCATGTCGAACTTTCGGGTGCTCGCCGTGGGCTACGAAAGCCATGATTTCGAGGATGGCCGCGGCACACCCCGTGCCTCCGTGTTCTCCTCCGGCAGTGAAGGCGGCTGGCAGATCGCGGCCGAGAACGACGTGTCCATTCCAGAGTATGCCTTAATCAGTTTCATAGGGCGCGCGCGTTCTTCACTCTACTGGATGATGGAGCGTGAGAGCGTCGTGCTGGCCCTCGACGAGACCACCCTCGAGTTCTCGCTCATCGAGTTCCCGTGTACGGTCATGGGCATGCCGGAGGAATCTTCAGCCTTCCGTGTCATTGGCGGCCACGATGGCGCGCTGCGCGTTGTCCGCGTGATGGTCAACAATGACCTCACGGTCTTCGTGCAGCTCCAGGGCAGCGGCGAGTGGGTGGCCGAGAAGGTCGTAAGCCTGCCGGAGGCGACCTGCGGGCAGCCGGGGCGCGAGGAGACGTACTTCCAGCGACCTGCCAAGATCGTATCCGCGAGTACGAGGTACATCCTCGTGACACCACAGGAGGAGACATGGATTGTCTCTGTCGATCTCGAGacgctggaggtggagcgggcgCATGAGAGGAACAGGTACGCCGGTGCGGCGTACCCGTTCGAGCTGCCATGGCCACCGGCCTTGCAGGCCTGCCGTGCGGCCGATCGCCGGCGCAGCAGGAGGATATATGTGCCGCCGACGTTCGCCTACGAATTAGTTAACTGTATTTGTAACGCACCAACGTGCTCGGGCACGTCATAGCGCGCCATGCCGCTGTTTGTTCGTCGCACACCAACTTACATGTAGCGTGTTGATGATTAGCCCGGGGTGACGTGTCTACCGCAGAGGTGCAGAGCGTGCTTCGCGGGGATGTGCCGTCGCGCTCTCCGTTAGATGGTCCATACGTAAAAATAACCAACTTTTAAAGCTTTGAGAGCAAAAAGCGCTGCTCCAACAGATGATACATATATAAAATAATTTACATCGTAAAGTTGAAAGCTTCGTGATGAAATTTACATCACCAGATACAAATGATGTAAAACCGCGGCCGCCCGGGAAACGACCAATCGCCAGTTCATTTGCCTTCCCGCTCGCGACCCGccagtccccccccccccccccccccccccccccgccttccgccgccgccatggacgaAGCCGACgaccctgccgccgccgccgcagccggtGGGCTGACCCACGTCGCCGCCTCTGCTGCCGCCGCGGCGAACTCACCCTCCGCCGTCG
This genomic window contains:
- the LOC109744883 gene encoding uncharacterized protein: MANKGARRGRRRRSNGKPKRAPRREPIPPGPTGVHHIPDHLLELVLLRVGSSLALLRAAFTCKRWRRIVAAAAFLARFRSLHAAHVPGHHHVVDPSFKEPPPDGNSNHVYVPDPSTADAIDRRRLALDFLPEGDRSLPWELGDSRGSLLLLYRRNIVWHRITYRTWYSELHFSDMVVCDPLTRTYQTILCSDEAGSRLFLGVFLLDGVAVDESGGGFITMSNFRVLAVGYESHDFEDGRGTPRASVFSSGSEGGWQIAAENDVSIPEYALISFIGRARSSLYWMMERESVVLALDETTLEFSLIEFPCTVMGMPEESSAFRVIGGHDGALRVVRVMVNNDLTVFVQLQGSGEWVAEKVVSLPEATCGQPGREETYFQRPAKIVSASTRYILVTPQEETWIVSVDLETLEVERAHERNRYAGAAYPFELPWPPALQACRAADRRRSRRIYVPPTFAYELVNCICNAPTCSGTS